In Silvanigrella paludirubra, the following are encoded in one genomic region:
- a CDS encoding NUDIX domain-containing protein, giving the protein MKNSTIQFLFLILLTFKKSYQKLVGISTNGARAVIINDKEEVLLVMHTYTPGWHFPGGGVDKGESPREAVIREVREEAGVIVQENPVIFECYFNIYGGVDDIVSLYIIKKFQIQKIKSKEIAEVKWFPINRLPENASKATKRRIAEIFFNLEKSERW; this is encoded by the coding sequence TTGAAAAATTCAACTATTCAATTTTTATTTTTAATTTTACTTACATTTAAGAAGAGTTATCAAAAGTTAGTAGGAATATCTACAAATGGAGCTCGTGCCGTTATTATTAATGATAAGGAAGAGGTTCTTTTAGTAATGCATACTTATACACCAGGTTGGCATTTTCCAGGTGGTGGAGTAGATAAAGGAGAGTCCCCAAGAGAAGCTGTTATTCGAGAAGTTCGTGAAGAAGCAGGTGTAATAGTTCAAGAAAATCCAGTTATTTTTGAATGTTATTTTAATATATATGGTGGAGTAGATGATATTGTCAGTTTATATATCATTAAAAAATTCCAAATTCAGAAAATTAAGAGTAAAGAAATAGCTGAAGTAAAATGGTTTCCTATTAATAGGCTTCCTGAAAATGCTTCAAAAGCAACAAAACGTAGAATTGCCGAGATTTTTTTTAATTTAGAAAAATCAGAGCGATGGTAA
- a CDS encoding ABC transporter substrate-binding protein, producing MKNTIYFLFKKYKWVFLILPLFYFFYIIFNNNPKNQSSSKNILNDSLIINMGEVPQTPWDLDQAAIQVVETFTSAVHGCLTSVYKLGSIDNSNQNVLFEKYFCEGKTCYATLKKGVRFHNNREVNAYDVEFSLIKQLLIHKKNSFTKTILNDIEGIESLNKKNIKHLSINNIQYPSQYLRGIKVIDFYNLKFILKSSSENFFHKISEGRLPIVPIEELKNDYVSWKKYPVGFGKYKVIHANLKDYEFHLEKVLKEELIPKSVKIVFSSKNIGDIKMQLANSQRKLSEYEQILTFYDVYSNGGFLYNYQTELGQNENFRKAISLALDREKIAKKSLFNEIYAEDQLLPSSGWQSTYRAKIPIQKQNIPEAKKLLEKVPKELWQNKLLLIPTYWDDVKDINSIPYITEIKDQLAQIGLHVKFLDTDVEYDKFSKGDKNILWFTGFGISFVNFDPNKNFSHFRKGSYFTYEHPDDPEFERLFQNSINHFTDSPEETQKLSAYFTEKNIMTVIMNQRMTLSYDSRKIISLGNQYNGIRLAIWEIKLKE from the coding sequence ATGAAAAATACGATATATTTTTTATTTAAAAAATATAAATGGGTATTTTTAATATTACCTTTATTTTATTTTTTTTATATAATTTTTAATAACAATCCTAAAAACCAGTCTTCTTCAAAAAATATATTGAATGACTCTTTAATTATTAATATGGGAGAAGTTCCTCAAACTCCATGGGATCTTGATCAAGCTGCAATTCAAGTTGTAGAAACATTTACTTCAGCAGTCCATGGTTGTCTAACTTCAGTATATAAACTAGGCTCTATAGACAATTCTAATCAAAATGTATTATTTGAAAAATACTTTTGTGAAGGAAAAACTTGTTATGCAACCTTAAAAAAGGGAGTTCGTTTTCATAATAATAGAGAAGTAAACGCTTATGATGTTGAATTTTCGCTTATAAAACAACTACTAATTCATAAAAAAAATAGTTTCACAAAAACAATTTTAAATGATATTGAAGGCATAGAAAGTTTAAACAAAAAAAATATCAAACATTTATCTATTAATAATATTCAATATCCATCACAATATTTAAGAGGGATTAAAGTAATTGATTTTTATAATTTAAAATTTATTTTAAAAAGTAGTAGCGAAAATTTTTTTCATAAAATTTCGGAAGGAAGACTTCCTATTGTTCCCATAGAAGAATTAAAAAATGATTATGTCTCTTGGAAAAAATACCCTGTGGGTTTTGGCAAATATAAAGTAATACATGCAAATTTAAAAGACTACGAATTTCATTTAGAAAAAGTTTTAAAAGAAGAACTCATTCCAAAAAGTGTAAAAATTGTTTTTAGTTCTAAAAATATTGGTGATATAAAAATGCAACTTGCTAACTCGCAAAGAAAGTTATCGGAATATGAACAAATACTAACTTTTTATGATGTTTATTCCAATGGAGGGTTTCTTTATAATTATCAAACGGAATTAGGCCAAAACGAAAACTTTCGAAAAGCTATTTCACTTGCCTTAGATAGAGAAAAAATAGCAAAAAAATCATTATTTAATGAAATTTATGCTGAAGACCAATTGCTTCCAAGTTCTGGCTGGCAAAGTACTTATCGAGCAAAAATTCCAATTCAAAAACAAAATATACCTGAAGCAAAAAAACTTTTGGAAAAAGTTCCAAAGGAATTGTGGCAAAATAAACTATTGCTAATTCCAACGTATTGGGATGATGTTAAAGACATTAATTCAATTCCTTACATAACTGAAATAAAAGACCAATTAGCCCAAATAGGTCTCCATGTAAAATTTTTAGATACTGACGTTGAATATGACAAATTTAGCAAGGGAGATAAAAATATTCTTTGGTTCACAGGATTTGGAATAAGTTTTGTTAATTTTGATCCAAATAAAAATTTTTCTCACTTTAGAAAAGGATCCTACTTTACTTACGAGCACCCTGATGATCCTGAATTTGAAAGGCTTTTTCAAAACTCTATAAATCATTTTACAGACTCTCCGGAAGAGACTCAAAAATTAAGCGCTTACTTTACTGAAAAAAATATTATGACAGTTATTATGAATCAAAGAATGACACTATCATACGATTCTCGAAAAATTATTAGCTTAGGAAACCAATATAATGGCATTCGTCTCGCAATTTGGGAGATTAAATTAAAGGAGTAA
- a CDS encoding MFS transporter — protein MSFINVDKLDNNQLKSNPNNLFGIVCALSCVAATGIGFGLSLPLLSFVMKRMGYSSTIIGLNTAMPALAAIILAPIFVKSMEKFGLKIFIFFSIIIGISSFFSFYFTQNLLFWFLLRFVFGACLDSVFVASETWIAELSSDSMRGRIMGIFSSCLSIGYFLGAGILTVTGSQGITPFIVGATFLFLVLLPLFLARKKVPNVTSDHGASLFPIIISTPIAMAAAVVYGYLETTAFNLLPIYGETSGLSEKISVSLLISVGLGQACLQYFVGAIADKYGEIRSLIICALIGIFGAIGIKLFITTPFILYFILFFWGACISGFYTLALIIVGKKYKGSSLAGANTAVVAMFGVGSLIGPPIVGASMGLSQSYGFFVSMLLPVTIYFMQLYRYSKKI, from the coding sequence ATGAGTTTTATAAATGTTGATAAATTAGATAATAATCAATTAAAATCTAATCCAAATAATCTTTTTGGAATTGTCTGTGCTTTATCATGTGTTGCAGCAACAGGAATTGGCTTTGGACTTTCTTTGCCATTATTATCCTTTGTCATGAAAAGAATGGGGTATTCTTCAACTATAATAGGTTTAAATACAGCTATGCCTGCATTAGCAGCTATTATATTAGCTCCTATTTTTGTTAAATCTATGGAAAAATTTGGGCTAAAAATATTTATCTTTTTTAGCATTATAATTGGGATTTCTTCATTTTTTAGCTTTTATTTTACTCAAAATTTATTGTTTTGGTTTTTATTAAGATTTGTTTTTGGCGCGTGTCTCGATAGTGTTTTTGTTGCCAGTGAAACTTGGATCGCTGAATTATCTTCAGATTCAATGCGTGGGCGAATCATGGGCATTTTTTCATCTTGCTTGAGTATCGGCTATTTTTTAGGGGCTGGAATACTAACAGTAACTGGATCACAGGGAATTACGCCATTTATTGTTGGAGCAACTTTTTTATTTTTAGTTTTATTACCATTATTTTTAGCAAGAAAAAAAGTACCAAATGTAACAAGTGATCATGGTGCATCTTTATTTCCTATTATTATTTCTACTCCAATCGCAATGGCTGCGGCAGTAGTATATGGTTACTTAGAAACAACTGCTTTTAATCTTTTACCTATTTATGGTGAAACAAGTGGTTTGAGTGAAAAAATATCTGTTTCTTTATTAATATCTGTTGGATTAGGGCAAGCATGTCTTCAGTATTTTGTAGGAGCTATTGCTGATAAATATGGTGAAATAAGATCGTTAATAATATGTGCTTTAATCGGAATTTTTGGTGCAATTGGAATTAAATTGTTTATAACAACACCTTTCATTTTATACTTTATTTTATTTTTTTGGGGTGCTTGTATATCAGGCTTTTATACATTGGCTCTAATAATTGTAGGAAAAAAATATAAAGGGAGTAGTCTAGCAGGGGCAAATACAGCAGTGGTTGCTATGTTTGGAGTAGGCTCTTTAATAGGACCACCTATTGTTGGAGCGAGTATGGGTTTGTCTCAATCTTATGGTTTTTTTGTTTCAATGTTATTGCCGGTAACTATTTACTTTATGCAATTATATAGATATTCCAAAAAAATCTAA
- a CDS encoding S41 family peptidase encodes MTKIKLYNFIILLFLFFTFQSAYPNKELLFSNVTPPENNPKEIKQRNDLENKKYQSLESFSKVLNLLESNYVEPNAVNPDVLIEKALKGMTADLDPHTTYLTQKQYSDFSTDTSGKFGGIGVVINPAGGKLEIVEIIERSPAERSGLKVGDIIYSVGNIVVTPKTIEEALSKMRGIIGTDVTLEYFTPDKNGKQNIIKKVKIEREIIRSNSASLTQLSNGYAYTRLTIFQEDASEQLGKYIKSFEAKNNGKIKGLILDLRNNPGGLLDQAVKVTNLFIDSGIIVSTIGRDLNKPDDVEYAIKRNTLSNFPMIVLVNEGTASASEIVAGALQDRERAIIMGTQTFGKGSVQNIIPLPNGGALKMTIARYYTPKGRSIQAKGITPDIPLISQSILGKVQQLQNEGPNQRIPRREADLDKHIEAKDQDTIALQGRQNENEIEINSWPSNLRDDYQVRSAFLYLKSMGKYSYLQDNSR; translated from the coding sequence ATGACTAAAATAAAGTTATATAATTTTATTATTCTATTATTTTTGTTCTTTACATTCCAAAGCGCATATCCAAATAAAGAATTGCTTTTTTCAAATGTAACTCCACCAGAAAATAATCCAAAAGAAATAAAACAAAGAAATGATTTAGAAAATAAAAAATATCAATCATTAGAGTCATTTTCAAAAGTTCTTAATTTATTAGAGTCAAACTATGTTGAGCCTAATGCCGTAAATCCAGATGTATTAATTGAAAAAGCTTTAAAAGGGATGACTGCAGATCTTGATCCTCATACAACGTATTTGACTCAAAAACAGTACTCTGATTTTTCAACGGATACGAGTGGAAAGTTTGGTGGTATTGGTGTTGTCATTAATCCTGCAGGTGGAAAATTAGAAATTGTTGAAATTATTGAACGCTCTCCTGCTGAAAGATCTGGATTAAAAGTAGGAGATATTATTTATTCGGTAGGTAATATTGTTGTTACCCCTAAAACTATAGAAGAAGCTTTAAGCAAAATGCGTGGAATTATAGGAACTGATGTTACTTTAGAGTATTTTACTCCAGATAAAAATGGGAAACAAAATATTATTAAAAAAGTAAAAATTGAAAGAGAAATTATTAGAAGCAATAGTGCTTCTTTAACTCAGCTTTCAAATGGCTATGCGTATACAAGATTAACCATTTTTCAAGAAGATGCCTCGGAGCAACTAGGAAAATATATTAAATCTTTCGAAGCAAAAAATAATGGAAAAATAAAAGGGTTGATTCTTGATTTAAGAAATAATCCGGGTGGTTTACTTGATCAGGCAGTAAAAGTAACAAACTTATTTATTGATTCTGGAATTATTGTTTCTACAATAGGAAGAGATTTAAATAAACCAGATGATGTAGAATACGCAATTAAAAGAAACACATTATCAAATTTTCCAATGATTGTTTTAGTGAATGAAGGCACAGCAAGTGCAAGTGAAATTGTAGCTGGTGCTTTGCAAGATAGAGAAAGAGCAATTATTATGGGAACCCAAACTTTTGGAAAAGGTAGTGTTCAAAATATTATTCCTCTGCCAAATGGAGGAGCTTTAAAAATGACTATTGCGCGTTATTACACTCCGAAAGGAAGAAGTATTCAAGCAAAAGGAATTACCCCGGATATTCCTTTAATTTCACAAAGTATTTTAGGAAAAGTACAACAATTACAAAATGAAGGTCCCAATCAGCGTATTCCAAGAAGAGAAGCAGATTTAGATAAGCATATAGAAGCTAAAGATCAAGATACGATCGCATTACAGGGAAGACAAAACGAAAATGAAATTGAAATTAATTCATGGCCATCGAATTTAAGAGATGATTATCAAGTACGGAGTGCTTTTTTATATTTGAAAAGTATGGGTAAATATTCTTATCTTCAAGATAATTCAAGATAA
- a CDS encoding ATP-binding protein, translated as MINKKLKKFNKKFHLFYWLLTSVIISFLFLIIDIIIINHQLKDYYLSTFGYTEYLMQNNYSLEAYRRLIEVSSSIYVYERVEKNNFFAAEIWDCVQCKDNKFPIWQTNASSISEIKNVILLEGILKKVNSIFIYNNSLIIGVSFPIYSYKIANEKVFQQKKYTLKFYKKALDYKIFKDGTTFIEVFTILNILVFLSLIFFIMIPISILKTKVAKNTAKKIESKTLENIKNMIEHELVNQENILKYPYDLKSSIHAALHHNNVAQIILRKIRIESINPLDVLEEVWKNIGNTHIKLSCYINIGHKIKFDRSTLFLAFNTIIKNAVHENVLASKIEVKITQNWFYKLKKIILIEISNDGVKIPKEIRGKILNGFTNKPDGHGIGLKNLKEILQKNGSKLFLHNQNITCFSFFVRASEEKYELNQNYILENSIKNLKEKEKIKFCTKSDKPLVVIIEDNELIWHGWEVKMIDANILFFRTPDEFFCHIDEEKMNGNNYLTNIAAIVSDFDFGNGVNFINSNLIGGIENEEEKFNGKIILCSGFNEKIQKDIPIYMKEKIDLFFQKRPITYNEIMDMIENFNKSKVIN; from the coding sequence ATGATCAATAAAAAATTAAAAAAGTTTAATAAAAAATTTCATTTATTTTATTGGCTTTTAACATCAGTAATAATATCGTTTTTATTTCTAATTATAGATATTATAATTATAAATCACCAATTAAAAGATTATTATCTTTCAACTTTTGGATATACAGAATACTTAATGCAAAATAATTATTCTTTGGAAGCTTATAGAAGGTTGATTGAAGTTTCTTCTTCAATATATGTCTATGAAAGAGTAGAAAAAAATAACTTTTTTGCAGCAGAAATTTGGGACTGCGTTCAATGCAAAGATAATAAATTTCCAATTTGGCAAACAAATGCTTCATCTATTTCTGAAATTAAAAATGTTATTCTTTTAGAAGGAATTTTAAAGAAAGTAAATTCTATATTTATTTATAATAACTCACTAATTATTGGTGTTTCATTTCCTATATATTCATATAAAATAGCTAACGAAAAAGTTTTTCAGCAAAAAAAATATACTTTAAAGTTTTATAAAAAAGCTTTAGACTATAAAATTTTTAAAGATGGAACAACATTTATTGAAGTATTTACAATATTAAATATTTTAGTTTTTTTGAGTCTTATCTTTTTTATCATGATTCCAATTTCTATATTAAAAACAAAAGTTGCTAAAAACACCGCCAAAAAAATTGAATCTAAAACTCTTGAAAATATTAAAAACATGATAGAGCATGAGCTTGTTAATCAGGAAAATATATTAAAATATCCTTATGATCTTAAATCTAGCATTCATGCTGCACTTCATCATAACAATGTAGCTCAAATTATTTTAAGAAAAATTAGAATTGAAAGTATAAATCCTTTGGATGTTCTTGAAGAGGTCTGGAAAAATATTGGAAATACACACATAAAACTTTCTTGTTATATTAATATAGGCCATAAAATAAAATTTGATCGCAGTACTCTTTTTTTAGCATTTAATACTATTATTAAAAATGCTGTACATGAAAATGTTTTAGCATCAAAAATCGAAGTAAAAATAACTCAAAATTGGTTTTACAAATTAAAAAAAATCATATTAATTGAAATATCAAATGACGGAGTTAAAATTCCAAAAGAAATTAGAGGAAAAATATTAAATGGCTTTACAAATAAACCTGATGGACATGGCATTGGATTAAAAAATTTAAAAGAAATTTTACAAAAAAATGGAAGTAAATTATTTTTACATAATCAAAATATAACTTGTTTTTCATTTTTTGTAAGAGCTTCCGAAGAAAAATATGAATTGAACCAAAATTATATTCTTGAAAATAGTATAAAAAATTTAAAGGAAAAGGAAAAAATTAAATTTTGCACAAAATCAGATAAGCCACTTGTTGTAATCATAGAAGATAACGAATTAATATGGCATGGCTGGGAAGTAAAAATGATAGACGCAAATATCTTATTTTTTAGAACACCTGATGAATTTTTCTGCCATATTGATGAAGAAAAAATGAATGGGAATAATTATCTAACCAATATTGCTGCAATTGTTAGTGATTTTGATTTTGGTAATGGAGTGAATTTTATAAACTCAAATTTAATAGGTGGTATTGAAAATGAAGAAGAAAAATTTAATGGAAAAATAATTTTGTGCTCTGGTTTTAATGAGAAAATTCAAAAAGATATTCCAATTTATATGAAAGAAAAAATTGATTTATTTTTTCAAAAAAGGCCGATAACATATAATGAAATAATGGATATGATAGAAAATTTTAATAAATCAAAAGTTATCAATTAA
- a CDS encoding ABC transporter substrate-binding protein: MVDIEKLKYKKKFPIYFGFLFIITFILVIINNRITSNKYEDSNQFPDSQTITLNLSDQPQIPWNYINVSSYVVETFSAAVHGSLISFNGTFKESADKNALFERFFCDGNICYANLKKGILFHNKREVTAYDVEFSFIKQLLSFNNDNFARTILDDIVGIDNLKKEKIKHIKIDSLNYPSGLISGLKVKDKYNIIFNLKRENSHFFQKISTGYLPIVPIEEFDESYLKWKKYPIGFGKYKVVKIDLNKHIFVIEKVNEKEDIPKFIRFLFSDSDTGDIKGYIGLNKANLNFDSHIIFPDIYSNAGFLFNYKTELGSNANFRKAISLALDRFKIAKSSPYGEFVADDQMLPASGWQKNYRAEIPIQKRNLEKAKKLMETIPESLWKDKVFHVHTFWNTKKDLNNESYIIEIKNQLQEIGIHVFFHNTNMNYTKFKKNDKNVLWWTGFDTSTTDPNSNFAYFKKGSFFDNIYPDDPVFENLYFDATKNLSKSPIFSRNLSQYFTENNIMVTVFQMRISFLYRKNRISSFGNQYSPIKILVWELKLNK; this comes from the coding sequence ATGGTTGATATTGAAAAATTAAAATATAAGAAAAAATTTCCTATTTATTTTGGTTTTCTATTTATAATTACATTTATTCTTGTTATCATAAATAATAGGATAACAAGCAATAAGTACGAAGACTCAAATCAATTTCCAGATAGCCAAACAATCACATTAAATCTTTCAGACCAACCTCAAATACCGTGGAATTATATAAATGTTTCTTCTTATGTTGTTGAAACATTTTCTGCTGCTGTACATGGCAGTTTAATTTCTTTTAATGGAACGTTTAAAGAATCAGCTGATAAAAATGCGCTCTTTGAAAGATTTTTTTGTGATGGAAATATTTGTTATGCAAATTTAAAAAAGGGAATATTATTTCATAACAAAAGAGAAGTAACAGCTTATGATGTTGAATTTTCTTTTATAAAACAATTATTATCATTTAACAATGACAATTTTGCAAGAACAATTTTAGATGATATCGTAGGAATTGATAATTTAAAAAAGGAAAAAATTAAGCATATTAAAATTGATTCTCTTAATTATCCTTCAGGACTTATTTCTGGTTTAAAAGTAAAAGATAAATATAATATTATCTTTAATTTAAAAAGGGAAAATAGTCATTTTTTTCAAAAAATTTCTACAGGTTATTTGCCTATAGTGCCAATAGAAGAGTTTGATGAATCCTATTTAAAATGGAAAAAATATCCAATTGGTTTTGGAAAATATAAAGTAGTAAAAATAGATTTAAACAAACATATCTTTGTCATTGAAAAAGTAAATGAAAAAGAAGACATTCCTAAGTTTATTCGATTTTTATTTAGCGATAGTGATACAGGAGACATTAAGGGATATATTGGCTTAAATAAAGCAAATTTAAATTTTGATAGCCATATTATTTTTCCTGATATTTATTCAAATGCAGGATTTTTATTTAATTATAAAACTGAACTCGGTTCCAATGCAAATTTTCGTAAAGCAATATCATTAGCTCTAGATAGGTTTAAAATTGCAAAATCTTCGCCCTATGGCGAATTTGTCGCTGATGATCAAATGTTACCTGCATCGGGATGGCAAAAAAATTATAGAGCTGAAATTCCTATTCAAAAAAGAAATTTAGAAAAAGCTAAAAAGTTAATGGAAACCATACCTGAATCACTTTGGAAGGACAAAGTTTTTCATGTTCATACTTTTTGGAATACAAAAAAAGATTTAAATAACGAAAGTTATATTATTGAAATTAAAAATCAGCTGCAAGAAATTGGAATTCATGTGTTTTTTCATAATACAAACATGAATTATACAAAATTCAAAAAAAATGACAAAAATGTTTTATGGTGGACAGGTTTCGATACATCAACAACAGATCCAAACTCTAATTTTGCTTATTTTAAAAAAGGCTCTTTTTTTGATAATATATATCCAGATGATCCTGTATTTGAAAATTTATACTTTGATGCTACTAAGAATTTAAGTAAAAGCCCTATTTTTTCAAGAAATTTAAGCCAATATTTTACAGAAAATAATATCATGGTTACAGTTTTTCAAATGCGCATTTCATTTTTATATAGAAAAAATCGAATTTCTTCATTTGGTAACCAATACAGCCCTATTAAAATACTGGTATGGGAATTAAAACTTAATAAGTAG
- a CDS encoding FAD-dependent oxidoreductase has translation MAKLIIVGSGILGLSVAEYLTREIFQGIEIKIITNNHKFSGSKAAAANLATKGQLFARDSHFELKLHGKKIYKNWIHNLLKEDNCSLPIDTIFKNGEGIDYFTSSNNRDKHYLRVKQDDNLLKKKNLPTNSILKIEENKIKYLDESWVDAQKLLNILKNVLIKRGVLFEENNFSEKKYHEIIKDKKIEHLIFCTGAWTKSLLENLNIPLPLQMTKQERLTFGSTFFGDNIIHNINNNFILSEKISNDLKSKVTFSGIINKTYISSSSLRIKSINEVNLKEINLKNNIILELAKNNIDDSPNLSEINELSQLNGFRVGYGHTEVVLDKLNISESKFKAFVCTGAHKSGYLFAPVIGHIVQNLLFK, from the coding sequence ATGGCAAAATTAATTATTGTTGGCTCTGGCATATTAGGATTATCTGTAGCTGAATATTTAACAAGAGAAATATTTCAGGGAATAGAAATTAAAATAATTACAAATAATCACAAATTTTCTGGATCTAAAGCAGCAGCAGCAAATTTAGCAACAAAAGGTCAATTATTTGCTCGAGATTCTCATTTTGAACTTAAATTGCACGGTAAAAAAATTTATAAAAATTGGATTCATAATTTATTAAAAGAAGATAATTGTTCTTTACCCATTGACACTATTTTTAAAAATGGGGAAGGCATAGATTATTTTACATCTAGCAATAATAGAGATAAGCACTATTTAAGAGTAAAGCAAGATGATAATTTATTAAAGAAAAAAAATCTTCCTACAAATTCAATACTAAAAATAGAAGAAAATAAAATAAAATATTTAGATGAATCTTGGGTTGATGCTCAAAAATTATTAAATATATTAAAAAATGTTTTAATAAAAAGGGGTGTTTTATTTGAAGAAAATAATTTTTCTGAGAAAAAATATCATGAAATAATTAAAGATAAAAAAATTGAACATTTAATTTTTTGCACAGGTGCTTGGACAAAAAGTTTATTAGAAAATTTAAACATTCCATTGCCTTTGCAAATGACAAAACAAGAAAGATTAACATTTGGGTCTACTTTTTTTGGAGATAACATTATTCATAATATTAATAATAATTTTATTTTATCTGAAAAAATATCTAACGACTTAAAATCTAAAGTTACTTTTAGTGGTATTATAAATAAAACTTATATATCTTCTTCAAGTTTAAGAATAAAATCAATTAATGAAGTGAATTTAAAAGAAATAAATTTAAAAAATAATATAATATTAGAATTAGCTAAAAATAATATAGATGATTCACCAAATTTAAGCGAAATAAATGAATTATCACAATTAAATGGTTTTAGGGTTGGCTATGGTCATACTGAAGTTGTTTTAGATAAATTAAATATTTCAGAGTCAAAATTTAAAGCATTTGTTTGCACTGGAGCGCATAAAAGTGGGTATCTTTTTGCTCCTGTTATTGGACATATAGTGCAAAATTTACTCTTTAAATAA
- a CDS encoding ABC transporter substrate-binding protein, whose product MINSNKRSFLFKIIYFISGFFSSLIAIKIEKNSNASNKKILNEKEVLTLNLSEIPQIPWNNFEASIHVLETFNFAVHGKLFLNSNLDNEIVIFKKIHYINNFINITLNENIYFHNNRNVNAYDIEFSLYRYLLNNKNDTTLSILQNIVGVENRSYQNIKYILIDHINYPSNYILGIKVIDKYNLIFELKHNNLNFLEQISDSKLPIVPIEELKENYIEWKKFPVGFGKYKMIDADFKNHEFILEKVQYEKYKPKYIKFLFSSNHNSDINILFSETNNINYKHIIFKDIYANAGFLYNYQTELGQNENFRTAISLAIDRNKIASKALFNEIIPEDQMLPEQEPFKKYRSETPIQHKDIQKARDLLSLVPSHLWQNKIFEVPTFCDTKDINSLSYMQEIKKQLAEIGIHINFLETNIKYDKFKKNDKNILWFTGFSFSHRNPLKNFAYFKRGSYFSYEYPKDPQYELLYQKSYHDIHNSIENIKKLSQYFTEKNLMTIIYNHCITASINTKKIAYIGKQKNGIQFQVSEIKFHI is encoded by the coding sequence ATGATAAATTCAAATAAAAGATCATTTTTATTCAAAATAATTTATTTTATATCAGGATTTTTTTCTTCCTTAATAGCAATAAAAATTGAAAAAAATAGCAATGCTTCTAATAAAAAAATATTAAATGAAAAAGAAGTTTTGACTTTAAATTTATCAGAAATACCTCAAATTCCTTGGAATAATTTTGAAGCATCCATTCATGTTTTAGAAACATTTAATTTTGCAGTTCATGGAAAACTATTTTTAAATTCAAATTTAGATAATGAAATTGTTATTTTTAAAAAAATACATTATATAAATAATTTTATTAATATAACATTAAATGAAAATATTTATTTTCATAATAATCGAAATGTAAATGCCTACGATATTGAATTTTCCTTATACAGATATTTACTAAATAATAAAAATGACACCACTCTTTCCATATTACAAAACATTGTTGGCGTTGAAAATAGAAGCTATCAAAATATCAAATATATTCTAATTGATCACATTAATTATCCCTCAAATTATATTTTAGGGATTAAAGTAATCGACAAATATAACCTTATTTTTGAACTTAAACATAATAATTTAAATTTTTTAGAGCAAATTTCAGACTCAAAACTACCAATTGTTCCTATCGAAGAGTTAAAAGAAAATTATATTGAATGGAAAAAATTTCCCGTTGGTTTTGGTAAATATAAAATGATTGATGCCGATTTTAAAAATCATGAATTTATTTTAGAAAAAGTTCAATATGAAAAATATAAGCCAAAATACATAAAATTTTTATTTAGCTCTAATCATAACTCAGACATTAATATTTTATTTAGTGAAACAAATAATATAAATTATAAACATATTATTTTTAAAGATATTTATGCTAATGCTGGGTTTCTTTATAACTATCAGACAGAACTAGGTCAAAATGAAAATTTTAGAACAGCCATTTCACTTGCTATAGATAGAAATAAAATTGCTTCAAAAGCTTTATTTAATGAAATCATACCAGAAGATCAAATGTTACCAGAGCAAGAACCATTTAAAAAATACCGCTCAGAAACTCCAATCCAACACAAAGACATTCAAAAAGCTAGAGATCTTCTATCATTAGTACCAAGTCATTTGTGGCAAAATAAAATTTTTGAAGTCCCTACATTTTGCGATACAAAAGATATAAATTCACTTTCTTATATGCAAGAAATAAAAAAACAACTTGCAGAAATAGGTATTCATATTAATTTTTTAGAGACAAATATAAAATATGATAAATTTAAAAAAAATGATAAAAATATTCTTTGGTTTACAGGGTTTTCGTTTTCTCATCGGAACCCTCTAAAAAACTTTGCCTATTTTAAACGTGGATCCTATTTTAGCTATGAATATCCTAAGGATCCACAATATGAATTATTATATCAAAAAAGTTACCATGATATTCATAATTCAATAGAAAATATAAAAAAACTGAGCCAATATTTTACAGAAAAAAATTTAATGACTATTATTTATAACCATTGCATAACAGCATCTATTAACACCAAAAAAATAGCTTATATTGGAAAACAAAAAAATGGCATTCAATTTCAAGTTTCGGAAATTAAATTTCATATTTAG